A single window of Rhodamnia argentea isolate NSW1041297 chromosome 5, ASM2092103v1, whole genome shotgun sequence DNA harbors:
- the LOC115750112 gene encoding (R)-mandelonitrile lyase-like isoform X2 gives MAILHKTQLLSLRSILLLQILSSFPCTPCQGNRPPYMTSDLKEVSGKSFDYIIVGGGTAGCPLAATLSEKFSVLLVERGGSPYGNPLVMDRKYYGFSLLNTDEYSSVAQSFISTEGVPNHRGRVLGGSSAINGGFFSRANADFVKRVGWDVEQVEDAYRWVESRVVFQPELTPWQFVAEFGFLEAGIFPYNGYTLEHLEGTKIGGSVFDNYGTRHTSADLLEAGHTENLTVLLNSTVRNLLFCNQSDNNETRGNGIAFIKSDGSLEESYEAYLNRANDSTLFSEVILAAGSLGSPQILLLSGIGPPKHLKKFNISLLSGLRGVGRGMQDNPCVALLADAKPQNRLPEPPVVAGIAHDLKFIIEAGILPVSHNSTRMPVAVKYAFPASRGRLKLNSTDPRKNPTVTFNYLSKEEDMKACTEMAQLLQRVVRSQAVSVFLGVEHKEEELSGGEELAKYCKQNVRTFYHYHGGCGVGSVVDEEYRVYGVTGLRVVDGSTFLESPGTNPMATLMMLGRYQGIRILRERGHLGASTTLDHP, from the exons ATGGCGATTCTGCATAAAACTCAGCTGCTTTCATTAAGATCGATCCTTTTACTTCAGATTTTATCTTCATTTCCTTGTACACCGTGCCAAG GAAACAGGCCACCTTACATGACTTCGGACCTCAAAGAAGTCTCTGGCAAGTCATTCGATTACATTATTGTCGGGGGAGGAACTGCAGGATGTCCTCTAGCCGCGACTCTCTCTGAGAAATTCTCGGTACTGTTGGTCGAGCGTGGTGGATCGCCTTACGGGAACCCCCTGGTCATGGATAGGAAATACTATGGTTTCTCGCTGCTCAATACCGATGAGTATTCGTCGGTGGCACAGAGCTTCATCTCCACAGAAGGGGTTCCAAATCACAGAGGACGGGTACTAGGAGGATCCTCCGCGATTAATGGTGGTTTCTTCAGCAGAGCAAATGCTGATTTTGTCAAAAGAGTCGGATGGGACGTAGAGCAAGTAGAGGATGCATACAGATGGGTGGAGTCGAGAGTGGTTTTCCAGCCGGAGTTGACCCCATGGCAGTTTGTCGCCGAGTTCGGATTCCTTGAAGCGGGAATTTTCCCGTATAACGGCTATACGCTGGAACATCTCGAAGGAACAAAGATTGGAGGAAGCGTGTTCGATAATTACGGAACCAGACATACATCGGCCGATCTCCTTGAGGCAGGGCATACAGAAAACTTGACCGTGCTCTTAAATTCAACCGTGAGGAATCTCCTCTTCTGCAATCAAA GTGATAACAATGAGACCCGGG GGAATGGCATTGCGTTCATCAAGAGCGATGGGAGCTTGGAAGAATCATACGAAGCTTACCTCAATCGCGCAAATGATTCGACATTGTTCAGTGAAGTCATTTTAGCTGCAGGTTCACTAGGGAGTCCCCAAATCCTGTTACTTAGCGGAATCGGTCCTCCTAAGCATCTCAAGAAGTTCAACATCTCGTTACTGAGTGGCCTCAGGGGAGTGGGACGGGGAATGCAAGATAATCCGTGCGTTGCGCTCCTCGCAGATGCCAAACCACAGAATCGGCTGCCCGAGCCGCCCGTAGTTGCTGGCATAGCCCATGATCTCAAATTCATCATCGAAGCGGGAATCCTCCCCGTAAGTCACAACTCGACGAGGATGCCGGTTGCTGTCAAGTATGCCTTCCCAGCATCAAGAGGGAGGCTGAAACTGAACAGCACGGACCCGAGGAAGAACCCTACAGTGACATTCAACTACCTGTCCAAGGAAGAGGACATGAAGGCATGCACAGAGATGGCGCAGCTGCTCCAGAGAGTCGTGAGGTCTCAGGCCGTCTCTGTTTTCCTGGGGGTCGAACACAAGGAAGAAGAATTGTCGGGAGGAGAAGAGCTCGCGAAGTACTGCAAGCAGAACGTGCGGACATTCTACCACTACCACGGCGGTTGCGGGGTGGGTTCGGTGGTCGATGAGGAGTACAGAGTCTACGGCGTGACGGGATTGAGGGTGGTAGACGGGTCGACATTCCTGGAATCGCCCGGGACAAATCCAATGGCTACGCTAATGATGTTAGGAAGATACCAGGGCATCAGAATTCTAAGAGAAAGAGGACATTTGGGTGCCTCCACCACCCTAGATCATCCCTAG
- the LOC115750121 gene encoding cyclic dof factor 1-like, with translation MLEMKDPAIKLFGKTIWLPVKRDVLDGPSWGAGKGSVSEAAGGPGAWDRRGSVSADVASREQRDGREAEETRGDKALSEREPTNHEYEEGGWYRAPENPKDLTDSMSNNQKDETGREISSPAPWNEGETGTSISQETTLKKPDKILPCPRCNSTDTKFCYYNNYNLNQPRHLCRNCQRYWTAGGTMRNIPVGAGRRRSKNSYTAAAALFQHMGVPESLRADGAGDLKTAGTTILRISLDSPNCGRSAAPVPSTMSGFLDLGQAISCSGRGVDNFSDERSSGSSLTASNSVGKTSDCSAPELAVCNYRGFPWDSVHWNSTPALSTSGFPVSFYQAPQCYWAYALPGSTNATPRASLLPSSLSHDGSSAGPPSSTKLGKHSRDRNVSSPGNGTWTPKTYPIDDCGGTTKKSMIIGAREALHGASDLGVSDHLLSQAFQSMAKGKSFNDRRAVLLQANPAALCRSMNFHEST, from the exons ATGTTGGAGATGAAAGATCCTGCTATAAAGCTGTTTGGGAAGACGATTTGGCTCCCGGTGAAGCGAGATGTTCTTGATGGGCCGTCCTGGGGAGCTGGAAAAGGTTCCGTTTCAGAAGCTGCTGGAGGTCCAGGAGCATGGGATCGCAGGGGCTCTGTCTCCGCTGATGTTGCTTCACGGGAACAGAGAGATGGAAGAGAAGCAGAGGAGACTCGTGGAGACAAG GCATTATCTGAAAGAGAACCAACGAACCACGAATATGAAGAAGGTGGATGGTATCGGGCCCCGGAAAACCCGAAAGACTTGACTGACTCGATGAGCAATAACCAGAAAGACGAAACAGGCAGAGAAATTTCTTCACCTGCTCCATGGAACGAAGGAGAGACCGGAACGAGTATCTCGCAAGAAACGACTCTAAAGAAGCCTGACAAGATACTACCGTGCCCACGATGCAACAGCACGGATACCAAGTTCTGTTACTACAACAACTACAACCTGAATCAGCCCCGGCATCTCTGCCGAAACTGTCAACGGTACTGGACTGCGGGAGGAACGATGAGAAACATCCCTGTTGGAGCCGGACGTCGTAGGAGCAAGAATTCTTACACAGCTGCGGCGGCGCTGTTTCAGCACATGGGAGTACCTGAATCTCTTCGAGCTGATGGTGCTGGTGATTTGAAAACCGCTGGAACCACCATCCTGAGGATCAGTTTGGATTCTCCTAATTGTGGTCGATCAGCAGCTCCGGTGCCGAGTACTATGAGCGGGTTTCTTGATCTTGGACAAGCAATTTCATGTTCTGGTAGAGGGGTAGATAACTTCAGCGATGAACGTTCGAGTGGATCTTCTTTGACAGCTTCAAATTCAGTGGGGAAGACGAGCGACTGTAGCGCACCAGAACTGGCAGTCTGCAATTATCGAGGCTTTCCATGGGATTCCGTTCATTGGAACTCCACACCAGCTCTATCTACTTCAGGCTTCCCTGTTTCATTTTACCAAGCGCCACAATGTTATTGGGCTTATGCGCTGCCAGGTTCCACGAACGCAACGCCGAGGGCGTCCTTACTGCCCTCCTCACTTAGCCACGACGGCTCGAGCGCTGGTCCTCCAAGTTCGACAAAACTAGGGAAGCATTCGCGAGACAGGAATGTCTCAAGTCCTGGAAATGGCACTTGGACTCCTAAGACTTATCCAATAGACGATTGTGGAGGAACTACCAAGAAATCGATGATCATCGGGGCAAGAGAAGCACTGCACGGAGCTTCTGATTTAGGGGTGTCTGACCATCTTCTCTCCCAGGCTTTTCAATCCATGGCGAAAGGCAAGAGCTTCAATGACAGAAGGGCTGTATTGCTGCAAGCGAATCCCGCAGCGCTGTGCCGGTCAATGAACTTCCACGAGAGCACGTGA
- the LOC115754493 gene encoding E3 ubiquitin-protein ligase MPSR1-like: MASEAPQSSPDAASLLHSINLPLLFPFFLGFSTSASPPDQSGSGFLTLPERFVLINPFTQSLVVIGTGPEPPQGAGGGRPPASRASVEAMPAVEVEEGHECECAICLENLVAGEPAKEMPCKHRFHGGCIERWLGVRGTCPVCRYEMPVEEGEAREKREGGVWVSFAFGVGGADSDGHVSSSSSSSSS; encoded by the coding sequence ATGGCCAGCGAAGCTCCCCAGTCATCACCCGACGCCGCCTCCCTCCTCCACAGCATAAACCTCCCTCTCTTATTCCCCTTCTTCCTTGGCTTCTCGACCTCGGCGTCTCCGCCGGACCAATCCGGCTCCGGCTTCCTAACCCTGCCTGAGCGGTTCGTTCTCATCAACCCATTCACCCAGAGCCTGGTCGTCAtcgggaccggcccggaacccCCGCAGGGTGCCGGGGGTGGGCGGCCGCCGGCGTCGAGGGCTTCGGTGGAGGCCATGCCGGCCGTGGAGGTCGAGGAAGGCCACGAGTGCGAGTGCGCCATCTGCCTGGAGAACCTCGTGGCCGGAGAGCCGGCGAAGGAGATGCCGTGCAAGCACAGGTTCCACGGGGGCTGCATCGAGCGGTGGTTGGGGGTCCGCGGGACGTGCCCCGTGTGCAGGTATGAGATGCCGGTCGAGGAAGGGGAGGCCCGCGAGAAGCGAGAAGGGGGAGTCTGGGTGAGCTTCGCTTTTGGTGTCGGTGGCGCCGACAGCGACGGTcacgtttcttcttcttcttcttcttcttcttcttag
- the LOC115750112 gene encoding (R)-mandelonitrile lyase-like isoform X1, producing the protein MAILHKTQLLSLRSILLLQILSSFPCTPCQGNRPPYMTSDLKEVSGKSFDYIIVGGGTAGCPLAATLSEKFSVLLVERGGSPYGNPLVMDRKYYGFSLLNTDEYSSVAQSFISTEGVPNHRGRVLGGSSAINGGFFSRANADFVKRVGWDVEQVEDAYRWVESRVVFQPELTPWQFVAEFGFLEAGIFPYNGYTLEHLEGTKIGGSVFDNYGTRHTSADLLEAGHTENLTVLLNSTVRNLLFCNQSDNNETRGMDCGIAFIKSDGSLEESYEAYLNRANDSTLFSEVILAAGSLGSPQILLLSGIGPPKHLKKFNISLLSGLRGVGRGMQDNPCVALLADAKPQNRLPEPPVVAGIAHDLKFIIEAGILPVSHNSTRMPVAVKYAFPASRGRLKLNSTDPRKNPTVTFNYLSKEEDMKACTEMAQLLQRVVRSQAVSVFLGVEHKEEELSGGEELAKYCKQNVRTFYHYHGGCGVGSVVDEEYRVYGVTGLRVVDGSTFLESPGTNPMATLMMLGRYQGIRILRERGHLGASTTLDHP; encoded by the exons ATGGCGATTCTGCATAAAACTCAGCTGCTTTCATTAAGATCGATCCTTTTACTTCAGATTTTATCTTCATTTCCTTGTACACCGTGCCAAG GAAACAGGCCACCTTACATGACTTCGGACCTCAAAGAAGTCTCTGGCAAGTCATTCGATTACATTATTGTCGGGGGAGGAACTGCAGGATGTCCTCTAGCCGCGACTCTCTCTGAGAAATTCTCGGTACTGTTGGTCGAGCGTGGTGGATCGCCTTACGGGAACCCCCTGGTCATGGATAGGAAATACTATGGTTTCTCGCTGCTCAATACCGATGAGTATTCGTCGGTGGCACAGAGCTTCATCTCCACAGAAGGGGTTCCAAATCACAGAGGACGGGTACTAGGAGGATCCTCCGCGATTAATGGTGGTTTCTTCAGCAGAGCAAATGCTGATTTTGTCAAAAGAGTCGGATGGGACGTAGAGCAAGTAGAGGATGCATACAGATGGGTGGAGTCGAGAGTGGTTTTCCAGCCGGAGTTGACCCCATGGCAGTTTGTCGCCGAGTTCGGATTCCTTGAAGCGGGAATTTTCCCGTATAACGGCTATACGCTGGAACATCTCGAAGGAACAAAGATTGGAGGAAGCGTGTTCGATAATTACGGAACCAGACATACATCGGCCGATCTCCTTGAGGCAGGGCATACAGAAAACTTGACCGTGCTCTTAAATTCAACCGTGAGGAATCTCCTCTTCTGCAATCAAA GTGATAACAATGAGACCCGGGGGATGGATTG TGGCATTGCGTTCATCAAGAGCGATGGGAGCTTGGAAGAATCATACGAAGCTTACCTCAATCGCGCAAATGATTCGACATTGTTCAGTGAAGTCATTTTAGCTGCAGGTTCACTAGGGAGTCCCCAAATCCTGTTACTTAGCGGAATCGGTCCTCCTAAGCATCTCAAGAAGTTCAACATCTCGTTACTGAGTGGCCTCAGGGGAGTGGGACGGGGAATGCAAGATAATCCGTGCGTTGCGCTCCTCGCAGATGCCAAACCACAGAATCGGCTGCCCGAGCCGCCCGTAGTTGCTGGCATAGCCCATGATCTCAAATTCATCATCGAAGCGGGAATCCTCCCCGTAAGTCACAACTCGACGAGGATGCCGGTTGCTGTCAAGTATGCCTTCCCAGCATCAAGAGGGAGGCTGAAACTGAACAGCACGGACCCGAGGAAGAACCCTACAGTGACATTCAACTACCTGTCCAAGGAAGAGGACATGAAGGCATGCACAGAGATGGCGCAGCTGCTCCAGAGAGTCGTGAGGTCTCAGGCCGTCTCTGTTTTCCTGGGGGTCGAACACAAGGAAGAAGAATTGTCGGGAGGAGAAGAGCTCGCGAAGTACTGCAAGCAGAACGTGCGGACATTCTACCACTACCACGGCGGTTGCGGGGTGGGTTCGGTGGTCGATGAGGAGTACAGAGTCTACGGCGTGACGGGATTGAGGGTGGTAGACGGGTCGACATTCCTGGAATCGCCCGGGACAAATCCAATGGCTACGCTAATGATGTTAGGAAGATACCAGGGCATCAGAATTCTAAGAGAAAGAGGACATTTGGGTGCCTCCACCACCCTAGATCATCCCTAG
- the LOC115750140 gene encoding myb family transcription factor PHL8 isoform X1 — protein sequence MGLQNHHKMSLVLSTDAKPRLKWTPELHHRFVEAVVQLGGADKATPKSLMRAMGIPGLTLYHLKSHLQKYRLGKSQQSESCIDTKQEGEFYATESKEIQSTDKDQNTKIIDPSTFQSNESLQIAQAHQMQMEVQRKLHEQIEVQKHLQLRIEAQGKYLQSVLRKAQETLARYNNSSVGIEAAKAELSQLVSMVSSGCPGSPLSELTELGSSGLSDAVRKQSKGICSVESSLTSSESSGRNEEKQQGNEHGETQNFSPTSIELWLSNIRPEEAPSQNKCNKATGRKRCASSSSDDNSLVAKQSSKSSPKTSYKLKKCGLPATLDLNSPYQADFNPGPKTIDLNFQGIEQANGHF from the exons ATGGGTCTGCAGAATCATCACAAGATGAGCCTGGTGCTGTCCACTGATGCGAAGCCCAGGTTGAAGTGGACTCCTGAGCTTCATCATCGGTTCGTCGAAGCGGTCGTGCAACTGGGTGGAGCCGACA AGGCAACCCCGAAAAGTTTGATGAGAGCGATGGGCATTCCTGGACTGACTTTGTACCACCTGAAGAGCCATTTACAG AAGTACAGGCTTGGGAAAAGCCAACAGTCAGAGTCCTGCATTGACACGAAGCAAGAAGGTGAATTCTATGCAACAG AAAGCAAAGAGATTCAGAGTACAGACAAAGATCAAAATACCAAAATAATCGATCCATCGACCTTCCAAAGCAATGA AAGCTTGCAGATAGCTCAGGctcaccaaatgcaaatggaAGTGCAGAGAAAACTTCATGAACAAATTGAG GTGCAGAAGCATTTGCAGCTACGCATCGAAGCTCAAGGCAAGTATCTCCAATCGGTACTAAGAAAAGCCCAGGAAACATTAGCTCGGTACAATAATTCCTCAGTTGGCATCGAAGCTGCAAAAGCCGAACTGTCTCAATTAGTTTCGATGGTTAGCTCCGGTTGCCCTGGTTCTCCTTTGTCCGAACTGACGGAATTAGGAAGTTCAGGCCTCAGTGATGCAGTTAGGAAACAATCGAAAGGTATATGCTCAGTAGAAAGTTCGTTAACTTCTTCTGAGAGTTCGGGTCGAAACGAAGAGAAGCAACAAGGCAATGAGCATGGCGAAACGCAAAACTTTAGTCCGACTTCAATCGAGCTTTGGTTAAGTAACATACGGCCAGAAGAAGCCCCTTCACAGAACAAATGCAACAAAGCCACAGGGAGGAAGAGATGTGCCAGCAGTAGTTCCGATGATAATAGTCTCGTTGCAAAACAATCTAGCAAAAGTTCTCCAAAGACAAGCTACAAGCTGAAGAAATGTGGACTGCCGGCGACACTCGACTTGAACAGCCCATATCAGGCCGACTTCAATCCAGGCCCGAAGACCATAGACTTAAACTTTCAGGGAATCGAACAGGCAAATGGGCATTTCTAG
- the LOC115750140 gene encoding myb family transcription factor PHL8 isoform X2, giving the protein MGLQNHHKMSLVLSTDAKPRLKWTPELHHRFVEAVVQLGGADKATPKSLMRAMGIPGLTLYHLKSHLQKYRLGKSQQSESCIDTKQEESKEIQSTDKDQNTKIIDPSTFQSNESLQIAQAHQMQMEVQRKLHEQIEVQKHLQLRIEAQGKYLQSVLRKAQETLARYNNSSVGIEAAKAELSQLVSMVSSGCPGSPLSELTELGSSGLSDAVRKQSKGICSVESSLTSSESSGRNEEKQQGNEHGETQNFSPTSIELWLSNIRPEEAPSQNKCNKATGRKRCASSSSDDNSLVAKQSSKSSPKTSYKLKKCGLPATLDLNSPYQADFNPGPKTIDLNFQGIEQANGHF; this is encoded by the exons ATGGGTCTGCAGAATCATCACAAGATGAGCCTGGTGCTGTCCACTGATGCGAAGCCCAGGTTGAAGTGGACTCCTGAGCTTCATCATCGGTTCGTCGAAGCGGTCGTGCAACTGGGTGGAGCCGACA AGGCAACCCCGAAAAGTTTGATGAGAGCGATGGGCATTCCTGGACTGACTTTGTACCACCTGAAGAGCCATTTACAG AAGTACAGGCTTGGGAAAAGCCAACAGTCAGAGTCCTGCATTGACACGAAGCAAGAAG AAAGCAAAGAGATTCAGAGTACAGACAAAGATCAAAATACCAAAATAATCGATCCATCGACCTTCCAAAGCAATGA AAGCTTGCAGATAGCTCAGGctcaccaaatgcaaatggaAGTGCAGAGAAAACTTCATGAACAAATTGAG GTGCAGAAGCATTTGCAGCTACGCATCGAAGCTCAAGGCAAGTATCTCCAATCGGTACTAAGAAAAGCCCAGGAAACATTAGCTCGGTACAATAATTCCTCAGTTGGCATCGAAGCTGCAAAAGCCGAACTGTCTCAATTAGTTTCGATGGTTAGCTCCGGTTGCCCTGGTTCTCCTTTGTCCGAACTGACGGAATTAGGAAGTTCAGGCCTCAGTGATGCAGTTAGGAAACAATCGAAAGGTATATGCTCAGTAGAAAGTTCGTTAACTTCTTCTGAGAGTTCGGGTCGAAACGAAGAGAAGCAACAAGGCAATGAGCATGGCGAAACGCAAAACTTTAGTCCGACTTCAATCGAGCTTTGGTTAAGTAACATACGGCCAGAAGAAGCCCCTTCACAGAACAAATGCAACAAAGCCACAGGGAGGAAGAGATGTGCCAGCAGTAGTTCCGATGATAATAGTCTCGTTGCAAAACAATCTAGCAAAAGTTCTCCAAAGACAAGCTACAAGCTGAAGAAATGTGGACTGCCGGCGACACTCGACTTGAACAGCCCATATCAGGCCGACTTCAATCCAGGCCCGAAGACCATAGACTTAAACTTTCAGGGAATCGAACAGGCAAATGGGCATTTCTAG